A single Chloroflexota bacterium DNA region contains:
- a CDS encoding transposase, which yields MSWRPSRLTKEQLEERRLAGARMLRDGLRQAEIARELGVSEAAVSQWKHELAQNGTEALRAIPATGRPCKLDTRQRLELKRVLQQGPRAAGFDAEQWTQPMVRQLVQRRFGVWYHPNYVGRLLAQLGMLGDELPAADSLPAPMTMPEPVHGFAPAS from the coding sequence ATGTCATGGCGACCGAGCAGACTCACGAAAGAGCAGTTGGAAGAGCGGCGGCTGGCAGGCGCGCGGATGCTGCGCGACGGTTTGCGCCAGGCCGAGATCGCGCGGGAGCTTGGCGTCAGCGAAGCGGCCGTGAGCCAGTGGAAGCACGAACTGGCGCAAAACGGTACCGAGGCGCTACGAGCTATCCCGGCCACCGGACGGCCATGCAAGCTGGACACGCGGCAACGGCTCGAATTGAAGAGAGTCTTGCAGCAGGGGCCACGCGCGGCGGGTTTCGACGCCGAGCAATGGACGCAGCCGATGGTGCGGCAACTGGTCCAGCGGCGATTCGGTGTCTGGTATCACCCAAACTATGTCGGGCGATTGCTGGCCCAACTGGGCATGCTCGGCGATGAACTGCCGGCCGCTGACAGCCTGCCGGCGCCAATGACGATGCCGGAGCCGGTGCACGGCTTCGCCCCGGCCTCTTAA